The DNA sequence ttttgtaccacaacttgctcaaaatcacttgattattgaacattcaatgggcgaatggggtgacttgactgtgatgtttgtcttagttctctctcccaaaatgcccaaaaatcagggtgccggaccacattttccttaaaatttcctttacttgacatcccctatacaCTTTTTTTAACTCTCAATTTTGGCTCATGCATGATTTCGAAAGGTCTTCAAATAATCCATGACTCGTGGAGAATAGCACTGAGAGAAGTCTTCACTGCATCTAGATTATCGTGATTTCTTCCCAAACTGAAAAGATAAATTGCAGGCCTAACAAAATCAGTCACTCTGATTTTGTGTTGGTGTATCTGCTATTTTTCTGGTCGTTTGAAATAATGAGGTTTTGTGATGTTATCACTAGGCCAGAaataaaaaatcctgtttggTAAAGTCCCCCATGATTACAGGattgaaaatatatatatatatatatataacaATGAAGAACCCTTTCTTTAGCTCAATGAACATGTCTGATGTTGATGGCTAGCTAGTATGTTGCTTGCAAAATTAATGTCGCAGATCCATTCTTATCTACATTTAAGTCCTTAAGGTAAGAAATTGAGCAATGGCAAAATTAGATAGTATTTCAATTGAGGTGCTCAAACAGCAAATTATTAAttaacatttgaaatacaaatGGAACTTGACTAGTTTGTCAAACATAGATTTAAGTAACACGTTTATTGATTGTGGGCAGCCTAAATATTGTTCATTAACACTATGACACCCTTTAAAATGGCTAAGATTAATTCAACAGCCCCAAGGGAGCACAAAGAAgatgtgtccaaaaatgtagATTTTCCCTAGAGAGGGAGCCCAAAGATGCTTGCAAAACTCCAGTTTTATCCCCTATTAGAAAACAGGCAATAAAGTTGGCTGGAAACTCCAAGATAGGCACTCAAGCTCAAAACTTATCAGAAATAAAAGCCAACTGGAAGCTGGGGATAACATGCACCAGATTGCGTGTAACTGGATGGGCTCACATTTCAAACCCGCAAGTAAACTAGAATACatttcattatcatttgattgcatttgcgGTTCTCATTTCAGCTGGGTTCAGTCAAAATGGTTTCTCATTCTgagtaatgaaaaaaatgggccACAGCCCAACCTGCCACCACTGGCGGTTTGTGGCGTGACATTATTATATGGTTGACTCAAATCGACCTCCACTTCTCACTTCTGACACCTCCGTCGTTCAGTGCCACCCACCCACCTGTCCAACCATAAAACTGATGCCTCAACCCGTCAATTGGTGAACGTTCCGTCCGGATCACCCAACCCAAGGCCTGAGCCTATGACAAAAAAACCCTGACCCATTCGTCTAAGGCTCTGGAGTGTCCTGCGTGTCCAGGTGAAAGCGAGGCGGTGGACGTACGGGTGGGATTGGCTCCGGAATCCAGTTGGGTGGGCCCACGCACCTCCATATCGCGTCTACATATCACCCAGCCCAGAACGAGCCTGGCGACGGGATCCCGTGGGGCGGGACTGTCCGGCCAGCCGGGCTAGCCGGGGTGGGATGGCTCACCTGTCGACGTCATTGGGGTCGTCGCCCATTCTGACCCGCCCCTCGATCCCTCGGCCCTCGCGCCCCTCGCCAGTGGGGTGGGGCGGGAGATGCGTCGAACCAGGATTGCTACTTCTTCTACTACTCGTCGTGCGTGAAGGGGTCGTGTTGCCCGTTTCGACACGAGCCGTCGGCCTTGGCCTCGGAAGTGGTGTGCACCTTCTGGAAACAGGGCAAGTGCACCAAACCCAATGTTATCTACCGGTAAGTCCACTGAgggagagcgagagcgagacACAGACCACCCACTGTTGGCTTGGCCAAATGGATGCCTTGATGATGCCTTGGTTTCTTGATTTCTTGATTTCCACAGACATATGGACATTGTGAAGAAGCGCAGCACGATCCCTTGCTTTTGGGAAGGGCAATCCGGGGGATGCAAGAAGCCCCACTGCCCGTTCCTGCACGAGGCGCCCAAAGAGCCTTATCCCGAGGACATGTCCCTCCTGATGGGACTGCCCCCAACCCCGGCCAGGGCCCCATTATCGTTAACCCACCCAAGATGGACCAACTGACTGGACTCATCTGGCCCGTCCAGCCCCAGGCTAAACCCGAGGGTCCGAGGCGTCCGAGGCGTCGCCCCGGCCCGCAGTTTTTGGGCCGGGCGCGTCTCGGTCAAGGAGCGATTGGGCCACGCCCGAGCCGCCGGAATACGAGCCCGGTTGGGCGGTGGGCCCCCCGAGCCACTGATCGGGCCCCGAGCCCGGTGGGGGCGGGGCAGGTGGACCCGGACGAAGCCGGCCACTCGGAGGAAGAGGCCCTGCGACGGTCGGCCATCCAGACCTTGGATTTGCGGTCACGCTTGGCCGGCAGTACGGTCGCGCGCATTGTGCGCCATGTGGCCGTGACCTCGGATCCCGAATCCCAGGACGAGTCGCCCCACGACCAGCCCGACCTCGATCCCGACCCCGATCCCGATCCCGATCCCGACCCCTTCGTGGGAAGAAGGTTAAATCGGTGATCAAGAAAGTCAAGAAAGAGGCCCGGGTGAAGAAGCGCCTGTTGAagaaaaaggcaagaaatcaaaaaggaagaaaagcgaCAGAAGAAGCGAGCCAGTCGTCGCAGTCCGACAGTTCGGCCGCCATCAGTGACGACGGAGCGCCGGCCTCGGATCTGGCCTCGGATCTGCCTCGGATCTGGCTGCCACCGGGAAAGAGCCTCAGCGGAGTAGCGGCACCAAGCGCCGGCGGCCCTCTCGAAGACGAGGTCTCCACCCACTTGACCGGTGCGGATCCGGGCCCTATCTCGCGCAAACGGGCTAAGAGACGGGACGATAAGGCTATTTACGATCCTCTGACTCAACGACGCTTGAAGGCCCAGCCCAGGAGCGATCCCAACTCGATTATTCCGTTCCTGTCCTCGCCCCGCTCGTCCACCGACCTCCGCATCCGTGACCAAGAATCTGGACGCCGTGGCCAACGAGTCCATTGACGTCATCAAAGAGATCGACGACTTGCTCAACAACAGTGATTAGCTGCCCGACGCCTGATCGCCCGCCCGCCCGATTCTTCTTGTGAAGTGTCGCTATGCCAAGATGTCATACATAGATATCctataaaatatttggaattGGGCTGGGCCTGGGGAtaaatgatttatttcaatacataaaaaatgggttcaaacTCATGATCAATTTTTCTTGAGAGTAAAAAGAATGGCCAGCGATGCCATTATTGAAGTACTTACATATGAATATCACAGACTAATGCACTGTCACGACTACACTCGATGAGTAACTGACATATCAGATGACGGGTTGATTTTGATTCGGGGGGTGAGTGGGCCTATTCTACTCGGAATCCTCCATGTTGTCGGGTATGAGATTGGCATTCAAGATGGCGCTATCCTGAGCATTACCCCGAACCTTGGACACGTGATAGCTCACACCCATAACCACAAACGAAAGCAACACGCCCATACCGATGGCCATCATGCCATAGCCCAGGATACTGCAAATATTGATCAAATGGGACAGAAACCACATCTCGGTGGCCAGCGACTCTTGGAATCCCACGTGAGTCTCCGTCCACATCACTGGGAAGAACAGGTCCGTCTTGATGGACTTGAACAAGGCCACTTGCGGCACGGGCTGCAGGTGAAAATTGACCTGAAATCGGGCCTTAACCGTCAAGGGCACGCCGGTTTGAGGCTCCAGCTCGAAAGCCGTCTCGTGCCGGTCAGCCTGGGGTCGCAGGCCATCCACTTGGGCGGCGTAGTAGGGGTCAGCTTGATAAAAATGCGGTTGAGACATGAACACGGGCGCACCTTGCCGACAGGCCGTGGCATTGTACACGCCCGACGGGACTTCATTCTCCGGGTTGAAGCACCAATTACTGGCCCGCACCGTTCGGTTGGCCAAGTAGTCGGGCTGGACCACATAGCGATAGGTCTGGATCCCGTCAATGGCCGTGTCCCGTTGGTAACTCAACTCAATGGGGCGACACAAGTCGTTGCTGAACAAACTGACCGAGGTGCGTTGACGGGCGGGCGGAAAGAAATCCCCGGCGCCGCCCACGCGACCGCAATGGGCCGGATAGTACTGCAACTGCTGGGTGTAGTTCCAGCTGGCAATCTGGCCCAATCGGGACAGATTCTGCTCACCCGTGTACATGTTAAACACGCCATCGAACCAGTCGGACCCGTTTCGGCCGTAAAAGAAGCCAAACTTGTCCATCTTGGTGGGCATAATGATGTCAGGCAATATGGCCGTGGCGGTCAGCAACGGATCCGAGTATCCCTCGAACAGAATCTCGCCCACCGTCTTCGTGACAAAAAGCGGctctttgatcattttcaggcCCACATCAATGGTAAGGCGAACAAAGGCCGAGGCCTTGGCGGCCAGGAAATTGACCGTGGCGCCCGGCGGGTTCAAGATGGTGACCCGATCGCTCAAGGCTCCCCGGGATAGCTCGGGCACAAATCGGTAGGTCCGTCGTTGTTCATAGGTCACGGTGTGGTTGAGCGGGTTGGGCACAACCTTGACCTTTTCGTGCACCTCCTCATAGACGAAAGGCCCCACCTCCTGCAAAATGGGCTTGTGCCCCTCTTGCACAGCCGCCAAGTTGGTGATGTTGAACAGGTAGATGGACGTGTACATGGGCACGGGCAGTTTGAGCCAATGCGGGTATACGGGCGAGCCGGGCACGATGGGGAAATTCTTCTCCAAAATGGAGGTGAAGAGCTGATGGTCGAACACCAAAACGAGCACTCCGCCCAACAATAGTAGCAAGGCCGTGATCAGGGCCAGGAAGGCCAGGATGCGGGCGCAATGCGGAGGGCAAGCCGCCATGATCCTGATTGTGAGCTGATTGAGCTGATCCAGGAGTGGCGGGGCGGGtgcaggaggaggaggtgggtGTCGAAACTCCCTCACTCAAACAGGActtgtctttttctctctctctttctctctctgttccTCTGTGTTATCTTATCCGTGTTCAGTGGACGGTGTACACTCTAGTGTGGATTCTAGTGTGGACTCTAGTGTAGACCAACGGACGTACCCTGGGTAACTAACTGCGTTCTATCTCTCAACTGGCTGGGAGAGTCTAGAGAGGCCAGAGTCTAGGCCAGGAGGGGCTTCATTCCATTCTTCTTTGGCTGTATGCATGCACTCGGGTTCAACCAAGAACTTCTAGAAAAATGGACTGTGAACAGACTTCCCAACCAGGGTTGCCGGATTTTTAAATACTTTTtccgccattttgacattcctaTTGCGCCAAATTCCGCCACATTGGGACAATTTTACTTACTTACAAATGGAACACTATTATTATCCATTTATCGTAACTAGGGCTCTAAATTGATcactaaaaaagtttttttgaaataacaaaagaTATCtttctaagagaaaaaaatctcaagtgGATAACTTTAACcatgtttgaaagcaaagGAGCATGTAAAATAGCAATTtggaactaattttgcaaaattttgtgctacttttgacttgatttcaaagatcatataaagatgaaagggtaataaatagacgaaatataaccttttatttcaatagtactggggattatttCCCTGTAGCGTTTAGAACAGCCCGTTAAACAAATCAATGAAACatgaccaaaggtttcaagaactttcaaaGTCTTAGAAGATCAAAAATCCTCTCATCTCCTAGTTTGGACCCCTAAATTGATACCccaaaccatgcaggtttctagatcgaatttggttcctctcagTGTTTTATCTCAACTCTCCCTCAGGATGAAGAGAAATGgagtaaaatgaaagtattCAAATATGTGCATTTTTATATGTTTATAGCTGAATTTAGATAAAAAGAGTaaggtcaaaaaaatgtttaactCAGAATGAAAGCAACAACTAAAATTTGCAACATTACCAACCATGCCTTTTCTACAAGTTCATTCAAGTTTCATTCCGCCatattccgccacatttttggTTTAccaccaattgaaatttaacgccgcaaacgactttttcatttctgccATATTCCACCACATTTTCAGCTTaccgccaattgaaatttaacgcCGCAAATGGCTTTTTCATTCCACCACTTTTGAGGTATTTGGAGGTGAATTCCGCCATCTGGCAACCCTGCTCCCAACAGCTCCGAGCCAAGTTTCGAAATATAGGTGCTAAGAAACTGACAGATCTTTAATGAAAGACAAGTTATTTTCATTCGTATTTCGGTAAAGGGGTTCGTTTCCAAGTTCCGTCACCCAAAGCTTATGTGGTAGACCCATAGCTGGCCGAAATTTATGTATTGATTACAACGTAACTTTGACCCCCATCTCCCAAGTGCCCACAGCATGATCTTGGGCCCCACATTCATTTCGTCCAACAAATTTTGTTATAGTCCACATCACTAGAAGTCCGATTTTAAACAGTGTTGCTGTTACGAGCCAGAGCCACCATATCTGGCGTGTTTGCTCCCGTTTGGCGCTCGTGAGCCTCGAATTTGCGGGCCAGGAGATAGAATTGCATCCACATCCAACCAGGTGCACAAGATTAATTTatccttttcattgaacatAGCCTAAAAAGGTGTTGCACGTTCGCCACTCTCCCATGGTCGTCAAACTTGTGCTTTTTGTCACAGTTTTTTCCAGACGCTGGAGAGAACAAAGGTTACAATTGACAGAACTCATATTTGGTGGGAGTGTCATAATTGAATATTGCATCATACTGAAGAAGTTCCATGAGTTGGTTAGTTCCTGAAACGTTTGGAATACCCTAGAATTGGAAGCTCAGTCTGGCGGTCCTGATTGATGGACCAGGACCACCAGGACCAAAAAGTTAAACATTCATCGGAATGGATATTACGAATTCAGAACTCAGTGTGGACTTGAACGGCTTCATGATCATGTTCAACCACCTTCACGTTTAGCTGCCTATTGATGCGCCATTGTATGCAGGAAAGAGTTGGCACACTGAATTTGTTACGTTTTTGATTATTAATCCTTCATCATTTCACGAGTCTCTGCGTCTGGCCAAGGCCGTTTCCACCCACGGTGATCGAAACCCTGTATCAAGCTTCCTGAGAAAGAACCCAatacattttggcatttttctggcTCAGGAAGTCATtaggaacaactttggttttattgcttttatggAATTCTGGCCCACATTGATACtaacatgcctaaaaacaataaaaaaccgcaaattttcaaaaacctaattaatgaaaatttggaacacaCTTATTGTACTTTGCACTTGCTGAGAAATTATGATTGATTTTAATGGTCAcattttcgccatttttggctccaaaatgccctggTCAAATCTAAATCCAAATTCCCAAAAAAGTTAATACGAATTTTTAATGCCACAAGAGTAAAagattgcttttctttgtcttgcATATGATCTCAAAACATCTCAAAACGTTGGATGACCTTACTCAAAACCcttcaaaaatacaaattttcgcaaaaataattgacgataattgaaaacacactgaGTTCAACAATCATTGCAAAGCGCTTAAATAGATCCAATCATAATTTCTAAGTAAGTGTTAACTACAGTAAGTGTGTTCCAAATATATAGATACATATATAGAATATAGACGACGGATTACGAGGGAAGTTTTAGACAGCGACCATTACCTAACATGTAGTAGACAGGAATAATATATTTTACCAACAAAGGAATGTACCTGCAACGTTTGTGGCGGGTTTCTTTAACCTTTCCATAATTTGTATGACTTCTGTGACCATAGGGATGAAAAAATAAAGTCatcgccaaaaaaaaaaaatcttcattgatcgggttttttgaaaatcttaatTTTTATTTAAGCATATCAGCTTTATATATGGGCTAGAATTcgataaagcaataaaaccaaagttgttcctaATGATTTTCTAAGGTAAataaatgccaagatgtgtttgggtatgTCCATCAAAACTTCAAAGGGCATTTTACTCACCGTTCACGGTCATGAAAAGATGCCAAATGGTACCCTCGTACATATCCAGACCGAAGAAATTGTCGACCACTGAACTGGCTTGCCTCGAACCAGTTCTTCTCGTTGCTTGATCGAGCAATCGAGTTCTTAGCTCAACAAAGAAATACACCACGGGGTTGTTGCCTTGTTGGTAGGAGCAAAACCATTCGTCGTAGTAATGGATGGAGAACTTACCGTTGATGGCAATCCAAACGGGATAGAGCTCGGGATAAGGTATAAATATATTGATAGCGTCAATGGCAACGGACATTTAGCGTTATTTAATATTGTTGAGTAAAGCTTGGAAGCGATGGTCACATCATCATTTGATCAGAAATAATTGCGTTGAGCTATGAGATCCTCCACCTGACTAATAAGGTCCTCCTTGGCGAGCAATGCAGAACCATCCTCAAGGACGCGCACACAATCGCGGAGACCGCGAAGGGCTGTTAATCGCCGCTCTTCCAACAAGATCAGTCGCTGTAATTagataggaaaaaaaagacatatttAGCTTTCTCTTTCAAACCAGAGAACCTAATGAAAGAAGAATCAGACCGCTACTAGAACCTAAAACGTGTTGTTCTTTACTCCCGCATGTTTTCTTTGTCGTAGATCTGACCAAGCAAAATGTGAAGGGAATTATTCAAAGTGTGCATCTCGTCCTTGGTGACATGTCTGAAAACAAATTGCTCCTTAAAAACTTTGA is a window from the Tigriopus californicus strain San Diego chromosome 2, Tcal_SD_v2.1, whole genome shotgun sequence genome containing:
- the LOC131893617 gene encoding protein peste-like translates to MAACPPHCARILAFLALITALLLLLGGVLVLVFDHQLFTSILEKNFPIVPGSPVYPHWLKLPVPMYTSIYLFNITNLAAVQEGHKPILQEVGPFVYEEVHEKVKVVPNPLNHTVTYEQRRTYRFVPELSRGALSDRVTILNPPGATVNFLAAKASAFVRLTIDVGLKMIKEPLFVTKTVGEILFEGYSDPLLTATAILPDIIMPTKMDKFGFFYGRNGSDWFDGVFNMYTGEQNLSRLGQIASWNYTQQLQYYPAHCGRVGGAGDFFPPARQRTSVSLFSNDLCRPIELSYQRDTAIDGIQTYRYVVQPDYLANRTVRASNWCFNPENEVPSGVYNATACRQGAPVFMSQPHFYQADPYYAAQVDGLRPQADRHETAFELEPQTGVPLTVKARFQVNFHLQPVPQVALFKSIKTDLFFPVMWTETHVGFQESLATEMWFLSHLINICSILGYGMMAIGMGVLLSFVVMGVSYHVSKVRGNAQDSAILNANLIPDNMEDSE
- the LOC131893622 gene encoding proline-rich protein HaeIII subfamily 1-like — its product is MQEAPLPVPARGAQRALSRGHVPPDGTAPNPGQGPIIVNPPKMDQLTGLIWPVQPQAKPEGPRRPRRRPGPQFLGRARLGQGAIGPRPSRRNTSPVGRWAPRATDRAPSPVGAGQVDPDEAGHSEEEALRRSAIQTLDLRSRLAGSTVARIVRHVAVTSDPESQDESPHDQPDLDPDPDPDPDPDPFVGRRLNR